The Ornithinimicrobium faecis genome includes a window with the following:
- a CDS encoding LLM class F420-dependent oxidoreductase gives MRFGIFVPQGWRMDLHGIEPADQWQTMRDLAVRADEHPEWESLWVYDHFHTTPEPSQDPCHEAWTLMAAIGAVTSRVRLGQMCTCMSYRNPAYLAKVAATVDIVSGGRTEMGIGAGWYEHEWRAYGYGFPRAGERLARLREGVEIFRQAWTTGSATLDGEHYQVDGALVHPRPLQGTSLPGSEANGIPMWIAGGGEKKTLRIAAEYADYTNFSGDLEGFTHKSEVLAGHCKDIGRDVDSIVRSSNYNTAIGRDEAEVEERLAWLRNHLIITGQSEDKADAAVASMRKQPAVGTPEQIVEKMGTLRDAGLGYSIHYFAEAAWDTSGIELFESEVIPALAG, from the coding sequence ATGCGCTTCGGAATCTTTGTGCCCCAGGGCTGGCGGATGGACCTGCACGGAATCGAGCCGGCCGACCAGTGGCAGACGATGCGGGACCTCGCGGTCCGCGCGGACGAGCACCCCGAGTGGGAGTCGCTCTGGGTCTATGACCACTTCCACACCACGCCAGAGCCCTCGCAGGACCCGTGCCATGAGGCCTGGACCCTCATGGCAGCCATCGGAGCTGTCACTTCGCGCGTGCGCCTCGGGCAGATGTGCACGTGCATGAGCTATCGCAACCCGGCCTATCTGGCCAAGGTTGCCGCGACGGTCGACATCGTCAGTGGTGGCCGCACAGAGATGGGCATCGGGGCGGGCTGGTATGAGCACGAGTGGCGTGCCTACGGCTACGGCTTCCCGCGGGCGGGTGAGCGCCTGGCGCGGCTGCGTGAGGGCGTCGAGATCTTCCGGCAGGCCTGGACGACGGGCTCGGCCACCCTCGACGGAGAGCACTATCAGGTCGACGGTGCCCTGGTGCACCCGCGACCGCTGCAGGGCACCAGCCTGCCGGGCTCGGAGGCCAACGGGATCCCGATGTGGATCGCCGGTGGTGGCGAGAAGAAGACGCTGCGCATCGCCGCGGAGTATGCCGACTACACCAACTTCTCCGGTGACCTCGAGGGCTTCACGCACAAGTCCGAGGTGCTCGCCGGCCACTGCAAGGACATCGGTCGCGACGTCGACAGCATCGTGCGCAGCTCCAACTACAACACCGCCATCGGTCGGGACGAGGCCGAGGTCGAGGAGCGTCTGGCCTGGCTGCGCAACCACCTGATCATCACCGGGCAGTCTGAGGACAAGGCCGACGCCGCCGTGGCAAGCATGCGCAAGCAGCCTGCTGTCGGCACCCCGGAGCAGATCGTGGAGAAGATGGGCACCCTGCGTGATGCGGGCCTGGGCTACTCCATCCACTACTTCGCCGAAGCGGCCTGGGACACCTCCGGTATCGAGCTCTTCGAGTCCGAGGTCATCCCCGCACTCGCCGGGTGA
- a CDS encoding TRAP transporter small permease: MTAPTPTASGARTLPRRLVRVLDLAEQTVGAICLGVILVLVSIQVVQRVTTGGSWVWSGEFAKYAMVWLTFILAAHLLRTDGHLKVDVIEQWLTPRGERIMTRITDGLIAVSCWGLVWAGWGLLTAPFLGSAPASGVPLVIVYAGPVVGLVLIALTATWFAIVGRSPEDQSDEQQLPEGVL; encoded by the coding sequence ATGACCGCACCTACCCCTACGGCTTCCGGCGCGCGCACCCTGCCGCGCAGGTTGGTCCGCGTCCTTGACCTCGCAGAGCAGACCGTCGGTGCCATCTGCCTCGGTGTGATCCTGGTGCTGGTCTCGATCCAGGTCGTCCAGCGGGTCACCACGGGGGGCAGTTGGGTGTGGTCAGGGGAGTTTGCCAAGTACGCCATGGTCTGGTTGACCTTCATCCTGGCCGCCCATCTGCTGCGCACCGACGGGCACCTCAAGGTCGACGTCATCGAGCAGTGGTTGACACCCCGGGGCGAGCGCATCATGACCCGGATCACTGACGGCCTCATCGCCGTCTCCTGCTGGGGGCTCGTGTGGGCAGGGTGGGGCCTGCTCACGGCACCCTTCCTGGGCTCGGCGCCAGCTTCCGGCGTGCCCCTGGTGATCGTGTATGCCGGGCCGGTGGTCGGGCTGGTCCTGATCGCACTCACAGCCACCTGGTTCGCCATCGTCGGGCGCTCGCCAGAGGATCAGTCCGATGAACAGCAGCTTCCAGAAGGAGTTCTCTAG
- a CDS encoding thiamine pyrophosphate-binding protein, with product MTVDVSSNSPTTEATNAPNTPGTGTTGAHLLVRQLEDYGVEFIFGLCGHTNIAFLDALAESSIDFITFRHEQTAAHAADGYARESGKPGVVLTHVGPGMMNAVTGVASAAMDSVPLVVISGDIPSYYLGRHPHQEVNLHNDGDQSAIYRPFVKRAWTVHRVEDLSRFVERAFWTSTTGRPGATLVSVPMDMFSREVAGDVPALPPPPPAQAVPEGVGRRIAENLAAATNPVLYIGGGVNSADGRGAVLSVAEHLDIPIIHSLMAKGAIADSHPLVAGMPGFWGAELTNQLTRDADLVLAVGTRFAETDASSWDGESTWSFPPSRLIQIDLDPAEIGRNYPVELGVVADATQTLAAVAAALTDVAPDGRDRPELRAQIADSRAEVFSRITSAADSDQMPLRPQRILADLRAAVPANTVLVTDVGWNKNGIAQCYELPAEGRFITPGGSSTMGFGPAAALGVQVASPDRPVVALIGDGGLSAQLAALPTAAERALPVIFVVMNNASHGTISDLQSSSYGRSYGCDFRDREGQPYSPDFAALGISCGLDGYRVEQPEDLQKHLESALKNRRPAVIDVPMVNEPVPTPGHWNIKDIYRGDFA from the coding sequence ATGACCGTCGACGTCAGTTCCAACAGCCCGACGACGGAGGCGACGAACGCTCCGAACACACCGGGCACGGGAACGACCGGGGCGCACCTGCTGGTGCGGCAGCTCGAGGACTATGGCGTGGAGTTCATCTTCGGACTCTGCGGCCACACCAACATCGCCTTCCTCGACGCCCTCGCCGAGAGCTCCATCGACTTCATCACCTTCCGGCACGAGCAGACGGCCGCGCACGCGGCCGACGGCTATGCCCGCGAGTCGGGCAAGCCCGGGGTCGTGCTGACCCACGTCGGGCCCGGCATGATGAACGCCGTGACCGGGGTGGCCAGCGCGGCCATGGATTCGGTGCCGCTCGTGGTGATCAGCGGTGACATTCCTTCCTACTATCTCGGTCGGCACCCGCACCAGGAGGTCAACCTCCACAACGACGGCGATCAGAGCGCGATCTACCGCCCCTTCGTGAAACGTGCCTGGACCGTTCACCGCGTCGAGGACCTCTCCCGATTCGTCGAGCGTGCCTTCTGGACCTCCACCACCGGGCGCCCGGGTGCCACGCTGGTGAGCGTCCCGATGGACATGTTCTCCCGGGAGGTGGCTGGCGACGTCCCCGCACTGCCTCCACCGCCGCCCGCGCAGGCCGTCCCGGAAGGGGTGGGTCGTCGCATCGCAGAGAACCTGGCCGCAGCAACCAACCCCGTCCTCTACATCGGTGGTGGGGTCAACTCAGCCGACGGCAGAGGCGCAGTGCTGTCGGTGGCTGAGCACCTCGACATACCGATCATCCACTCCCTCATGGCCAAGGGCGCCATCGCCGACAGCCACCCGCTGGTGGCCGGTATGCCCGGGTTCTGGGGTGCGGAGCTGACCAACCAGCTCACCCGTGATGCGGACCTGGTCCTCGCCGTCGGCACCCGGTTCGCCGAGACCGACGCGAGCTCGTGGGACGGTGAGTCGACCTGGTCCTTCCCGCCGAGCCGACTGATCCAGATCGACCTCGACCCGGCCGAGATCGGGCGCAACTATCCCGTCGAGCTCGGGGTGGTGGCCGACGCGACGCAGACGCTCGCAGCCGTGGCGGCCGCCCTGACCGACGTCGCTCCCGACGGACGCGACCGTCCCGAGCTGCGGGCGCAGATCGCTGACAGCCGGGCCGAGGTGTTCTCCCGGATCACCAGTGCGGCTGACTCCGACCAGATGCCGTTGCGACCCCAGCGCATCCTGGCCGACCTGCGGGCTGCGGTCCCGGCCAACACGGTCCTGGTCACCGACGTCGGGTGGAACAAGAACGGCATCGCACAGTGCTATGAGTTGCCCGCGGAGGGACGTTTCATCACGCCGGGCGGCTCCTCCACGATGGGGTTCGGACCGGCTGCGGCCCTCGGCGTGCAGGTTGCGTCTCCGGACCGGCCGGTGGTTGCCCTGATCGGTGACGGCGGTCTGAGTGCACAGCTGGCGGCCCTGCCGACAGCGGCCGAGCGCGCCCTGCCGGTGATCTTCGTCGTGATGAACAACGCCTCCCACGGGACGATCTCGGATCTGCAGAGCTCGAGCTACGGCCGCAGCTATGGGTGCGATTTCCGTGACCGGGAGGGTCAGCCCTACTCACCCGACTTCGCAGCCCTGGGCATCTCCTGCGGGCTGGATGGCTATCGCGTCGAACAACCGGAGGACCTGCAGAAGCACCTAGAGAGCGCCCTGAAGAACCGCCGTCCGGCCGTGATCGACGTGCCGATGGTGAACGAGCCGGTCCCCACCCCGGGGCACTGGAACATCAAGGACATCTACCGAGGCGACTTCGCCTGA
- a CDS encoding TRAP transporter large permease: MAMILLAVAVVVLLLLRVPVAFAILGPSVVYLVTTGSSLELGLRTAINGVDSWPLLAVPLFVLLGVIANHAGIADRLFDFALALLGRVRGGLAYVNIGSSVGFSWMSGSALADAAGLGSVQVPAMQREGYPARFAVGLTGASSLISPVMPPSIPAVVFASVAGVSTGALFAASVLPAFLIALGLVIYVWFWARRQTFLKTQAFRWQVVLATGKRAVAGLLTPVLVIGGILGGFFTPTEAAAAGCVYMLVLGFGYRTLRVRDLAPVLRNAAVTSAAIMVIIGATSLLGWILAKEQVPSAIAQWMTGLTDSPTVFLLLAVGLLIVLGAIMEPTSALVLSVPILLPVAKTFGIDPIHFGVIVVLTLMIGLLTPPVGPVAFVLSSVTKIPVREVFRGLLPFMVPLVSVVILLVFFPGLIWTPEL, from the coding sequence ATGGCCATGATCCTTCTCGCGGTGGCCGTGGTGGTCCTGCTGTTGCTCCGGGTGCCGGTTGCCTTCGCGATCCTCGGACCCTCCGTGGTCTATCTCGTGACGACCGGGTCCTCCCTGGAGCTCGGTCTGCGCACGGCGATCAACGGCGTGGACAGCTGGCCCCTGTTGGCCGTCCCGCTCTTCGTCCTGCTCGGCGTGATCGCCAACCACGCCGGCATCGCGGACCGGCTCTTTGACTTTGCACTGGCTCTGCTCGGCCGGGTGCGCGGCGGACTGGCCTACGTCAACATCGGTTCCAGTGTCGGGTTCTCCTGGATGAGTGGCTCGGCCCTGGCGGACGCGGCCGGACTCGGCTCGGTCCAGGTTCCAGCGATGCAGAGGGAGGGCTACCCAGCACGGTTCGCAGTGGGGCTCACCGGCGCCTCGAGCCTCATCTCGCCCGTCATGCCACCGAGCATTCCCGCGGTCGTCTTCGCGTCGGTCGCGGGTGTCTCCACCGGGGCCCTGTTTGCGGCGTCGGTCCTGCCCGCTTTCCTCATCGCTCTCGGTCTGGTGATCTACGTCTGGTTCTGGGCGCGTCGCCAGACCTTCCTGAAGACCCAGGCCTTCCGCTGGCAGGTCGTGCTCGCGACCGGCAAGCGAGCCGTGGCCGGTCTGCTGACACCGGTCCTGGTCATCGGCGGCATCCTGGGTGGCTTCTTCACGCCGACTGAGGCGGCTGCTGCTGGCTGTGTCTACATGTTGGTCCTCGGGTTCGGCTATCGCACGCTCAGGGTCCGTGACCTAGCGCCGGTGCTGCGCAACGCGGCCGTGACCTCGGCAGCCATCATGGTGATCATCGGAGCCACCTCCCTGCTCGGATGGATCCTGGCCAAGGAGCAGGTCCCGAGTGCGATCGCCCAGTGGATGACCGGGCTCACGGACAGTCCGACGGTCTTCCTGCTCCTGGCGGTGGGCCTGCTGATCGTGCTCGGCGCGATCATGGAGCCGACGTCGGCCCTGGTGCTGAGCGTTCCCATCCTGTTGCCGGTCGCCAAGACCTTCGGGATCGACCCCATCCACTTTGGCGTGATCGTGGTCCTCACGCTGATGATCGGTCTGCTGACACCGCCAGTGGGTCCGGTCGCCTTCGTGCTGAGCTCGGTCACCAAGATCCCCGTGCGTGAGGTGTTCCGGGGGTTGCTCCCCTTCATGGTGCCACTGGTCAGCGTCGTGATCCTGCTGGTGTTCTTCCCCGGCCTGATCTGGACTCCTGAGTTGTAG
- a CDS encoding DctP family TRAP transporter solute-binding subunit: MKCSTHLRGIAGLSIVALALTACSGDSEAGETSGEAGGDGGGGETVTLSLAHSYATNHPHQTCGAELVKEQVEGADVGLEIEIFPDSTLGGHAERFASVVSGDIDIDIQGPSEISATFEPVGVLDAAYAFDDADHLFSFFESDAGVELGEQIIEGSGARILAPWYFGMRHFTSNTPLNTPEDFDGLRMRFPDTPQFLQNAEALGASPTSVAFEEVYISLQQGVVDGQENPIPTIDSLALPEVQSHLNLTGHMVGIHMIVMNEEKWQSLDGDQQETLQSVFQEVRDTNRGCIEDAENELVEQWEAEGTMEIVEPDVEAFRTKAEEFFTSELDGEKLELYQTIRDQA, translated from the coding sequence ATGAAGTGTTCCACGCACCTGCGCGGCATTGCCGGGCTCAGCATCGTGGCGCTGGCCCTGACGGCATGCTCGGGCGACAGCGAAGCCGGCGAGACATCCGGCGAGGCAGGAGGCGACGGAGGTGGCGGGGAGACCGTCACCCTGTCGCTCGCGCACAGTTATGCAACCAACCACCCGCACCAGACGTGCGGCGCCGAGCTCGTCAAGGAGCAGGTCGAGGGCGCCGACGTCGGCCTGGAGATCGAGATCTTCCCGGACAGCACCCTCGGGGGTCACGCCGAGAGGTTCGCGTCCGTGGTCTCCGGCGACATCGACATTGACATCCAGGGGCCGTCCGAGATCTCCGCGACGTTCGAGCCGGTGGGTGTGCTCGACGCGGCCTACGCCTTCGACGACGCGGACCACCTGTTCAGCTTCTTCGAGTCCGATGCGGGTGTTGAGCTGGGTGAGCAGATCATCGAGGGCAGCGGAGCGCGGATCCTCGCCCCGTGGTATTTCGGCATGCGGCACTTCACGTCGAACACGCCGCTCAACACCCCGGAAGACTTCGACGGCCTGCGGATGCGGTTCCCCGACACCCCACAGTTCCTGCAGAACGCCGAGGCGCTCGGTGCATCCCCGACCTCCGTCGCGTTCGAGGAGGTCTACATCTCCCTGCAGCAGGGAGTCGTCGATGGTCAGGAGAACCCGATCCCCACGATCGACTCGCTGGCCCTGCCCGAAGTCCAGTCCCACCTCAACCTCACCGGCCACATGGTTGGCATCCACATGATCGTGATGAACGAGGAGAAGTGGCAGTCCCTGGACGGTGACCAGCAGGAGACCCTGCAGTCCGTCTTCCAGGAGGTCCGCGACACCAACCGCGGCTGCATCGAGGACGCAGAGAACGAGCTGGTCGAGCAGTGGGAGGCCGAGGGCACGATGGAGATCGTCGAGCCGGACGTCGAGGCCTTCCGGACCAAGGCCGAGGAGTTCTTCACCAGTGAGCTCGACGGCGAGAAGCTCGAGCTCTACCAGACGATCCGCGACCAGGCCTGA
- a CDS encoding CoA-binding protein — MTETRRLHRNDDSVITRLLHTSATWAVVGLSANTSRTAYGVARFLQETLGHRVIPVHPRAEATLGEKAYASLSDIPDGTTVDVVDCFVNSQRVGAVVDEAIEQAERLGITALWLQLGVIDEDAAQRAKDAGLSVVMDTCPKIEYSTPNGF; from the coding sequence ATGACCGAGACACGTCGACTGCACCGCAACGACGACAGCGTCATCACCCGGCTGCTGCACACGTCGGCAACCTGGGCGGTGGTGGGGTTGTCGGCCAATACCTCCCGCACTGCCTACGGCGTCGCCAGGTTCCTGCAGGAGACACTCGGCCACCGCGTCATCCCGGTGCACCCGCGCGCTGAGGCCACGCTCGGCGAGAAGGCCTACGCCTCGCTGTCCGACATCCCCGACGGCACGACCGTCGACGTGGTCGACTGCTTCGTGAACTCCCAGCGCGTCGGCGCCGTCGTCGACGAGGCGATCGAGCAGGCCGAGCGCCTGGGCATCACCGCCCTGTGGCTCCAGCTCGGCGTGATCGACGAGGACGCCGCCCAGCGGGCCAAGGACGCCGGGCTCAGCGTCGTGATGGACACCTGCCCCAAGATCGAATACTCCACCCCCAACGGCTTCTGA
- a CDS encoding aldehyde dehydrogenase family protein yields the protein MVVLTETGERTEQEPFLVRCFVRGNWQDTAQTAERHGPYHRRVVTVTSQADAALVDEAVDAATAGRSAVATMSPSDRADVLERAADLTDERSEQIAERLALELGKPVRDGRGEALRVAATFRIAAAETRRLGGSVLPVEGWPLGRGSTVLTRSTPVGVVLAITPFNAPANLLAHKLAASFAAGNSTIIKSPPQAPASTAIVVEIALDAGVPPEALQLLHGGADIGAQLCEAPGIGAVAFTGSAAAGAAVARAAGPKRTVLELGGNAATIVHVDADVAQAAAACARTGYSNSGQSCISVQRVYVHRSRFDEFVAAFTEHVNALVVGDPLDPATEVGSMVDDDAAVRVASWVQEAQTEGGTVPTGGVRTNATVTPAVVLDPPASAKVVREEIFGPAVVVLGYDDLDAVVQECNESRYGLQAGLFTHDVGTVFDLWRRLEVGALVINGPSNHRLDHIPFGGVKDSGIGRESPAFMIEDFMTTSTLHLRGISLWSESASSATPHRNEQETS from the coding sequence ATGGTCGTTCTAACCGAGACCGGGGAGCGCACAGAGCAGGAGCCGTTCCTGGTGCGCTGCTTCGTGCGTGGCAACTGGCAGGACACAGCGCAGACGGCTGAGCGCCACGGCCCGTATCACCGGCGCGTGGTGACGGTCACGTCGCAGGCAGATGCGGCTCTGGTGGACGAGGCGGTGGACGCAGCAACAGCCGGTCGCTCTGCCGTGGCCACCATGTCGCCCTCGGACCGGGCTGATGTCCTGGAGCGGGCCGCTGACCTGACCGACGAGCGGTCCGAGCAGATCGCCGAGCGCCTCGCGCTCGAGCTCGGCAAGCCGGTGCGCGACGGCCGCGGTGAGGCCCTGCGGGTCGCCGCAACCTTCCGCATCGCGGCTGCAGAGACCCGGCGGCTCGGCGGCAGCGTGCTCCCGGTCGAGGGATGGCCGCTGGGGCGCGGCAGCACCGTCCTGACCCGCAGCACGCCGGTCGGCGTCGTCCTGGCGATCACGCCATTCAACGCACCCGCAAACCTGTTGGCGCACAAGCTCGCTGCGTCTTTCGCGGCCGGCAACTCGACGATCATCAAGTCGCCGCCCCAGGCGCCGGCGTCCACCGCCATCGTGGTCGAGATCGCACTGGATGCCGGCGTGCCACCCGAGGCTCTGCAGTTGTTGCACGGCGGCGCCGACATCGGTGCCCAGCTGTGCGAGGCGCCGGGCATCGGTGCGGTGGCCTTCACCGGGTCGGCGGCAGCGGGAGCGGCCGTGGCCCGGGCGGCCGGGCCCAAGCGCACCGTGCTGGAGCTCGGGGGCAACGCCGCCACCATCGTCCACGTCGACGCCGACGTCGCCCAGGCGGCGGCTGCCTGTGCGCGCACCGGCTACAGCAACTCAGGGCAGTCCTGCATCTCGGTCCAACGCGTCTATGTGCACCGTTCCAGGTTCGACGAGTTCGTGGCGGCGTTCACCGAGCACGTCAATGCCCTCGTGGTCGGCGACCCGTTGGATCCAGCCACCGAGGTCGGCTCCATGGTGGATGACGATGCGGCAGTCCGCGTCGCGAGCTGGGTGCAGGAGGCACAGACCGAGGGTGGGACCGTGCCGACCGGGGGAGTGCGGACCAACGCCACCGTCACACCGGCCGTCGTCCTCGACCCTCCCGCGAGTGCCAAGGTTGTCCGTGAGGAGATCTTCGGCCCGGCCGTCGTCGTGCTCGGCTATGACGACCTGGACGCCGTCGTCCAGGAGTGCAACGAGAGCCGCTATGGCTTGCAGGCCGGACTGTTCACGCACGATGTGGGCACCGTCTTTGACCTGTGGCGTCGCCTCGAGGTCGGTGCACTGGTGATCAACGGCCCGTCCAACCACCGCCTCGACCACATCCCCTTCGGCGGGGTCAAGGACTCGGGGATCGGCCGTGAGTCGCCCGCCTTCATGATCGAGGACTTCATGACGACCTCGACTCTGCACCTGCGTGGCATCAGCCTCTGGAGCGAGTCCGCGTCCAGCGCCACCCCACACCGCAACGAGCAGGAGACCTCATGA
- a CDS encoding ABC transporter ATP-binding protein — MPTPAIEVRDLSFRYPGADHDTLHDLNLTIEQGDFVAVVGGNGSGKTTLCKTFNGLVPHFWNGDFYGQVRVDGQDTWESTVGELSTQVGYVYQDFQNQLVRPTVRDEISFGPINFGLADHAERSREAMELLGISELSDRFVWQLSGGQAHLTALASVLALRPRTIVVDEPAAELDPARARAVYEQLARLNTEQGITIVTIEHHPEFIAEFARSVVLVAGGAPVWHLPVREAMTRSSDLAAHGIPAPSVVRAATLLGIPETPLTVTEAAAAIRRHRVLDTSAGPAATPTERTVLPKITPTERTVLPKVTPTERVVARLDRVTHGYRSVSGRLNPVLRDLSLELHEGERVALVGSNGAGKTTLLKLLTGLIVPRSGEVEIEGHNTRDHSAVRMADRVAYLYQHPQEMFLQDSLRKDVGMFPIGRKLPGAAETVEQVLAQVRLSEHAEADGRSLSGGQQRRGSLAIGLAMRPHLLLLDEPTSSLDISSRDDMIATLAALSGSLRCAVVASHDMQLVASWATRVIVLDQGQVLADLSPRDLFSQPDIVARARLVPPQITQLGTALGLRPAPLDVEEFVARCTPHDAPSQTQPPADRTAADLADARHTPAVVSG; from the coding sequence ATGCCGACGCCCGCCATCGAGGTCCGTGACCTCTCCTTCCGCTATCCCGGTGCGGACCACGACACCCTGCACGACCTGAACCTGACCATTGAGCAGGGCGACTTCGTGGCGGTCGTCGGCGGCAACGGCTCGGGCAAGACCACCTTGTGCAAGACCTTCAACGGCCTGGTCCCGCACTTTTGGAATGGCGACTTCTATGGCCAGGTCCGCGTCGATGGACAGGACACCTGGGAGAGCACCGTCGGGGAGCTGTCCACGCAGGTCGGCTACGTCTATCAGGACTTCCAGAACCAGTTGGTCCGCCCGACCGTGCGCGACGAGATCTCGTTCGGCCCGATCAACTTCGGTCTGGCCGACCACGCCGAGCGCTCCCGTGAGGCGATGGAGCTGCTCGGCATCAGCGAGCTCTCCGACCGGTTTGTCTGGCAGCTCTCTGGAGGTCAGGCCCACCTGACGGCGTTGGCGTCGGTGCTGGCACTGCGCCCGCGCACCATCGTGGTGGACGAGCCCGCAGCCGAGCTGGACCCCGCCCGGGCCCGTGCTGTCTATGAGCAGCTGGCCCGGCTCAACACCGAGCAGGGCATCACGATCGTCACCATCGAGCACCACCCGGAGTTCATCGCCGAGTTCGCCCGATCGGTGGTCCTCGTGGCCGGCGGCGCACCCGTGTGGCACCTGCCGGTCCGGGAGGCGATGACCCGCTCGTCCGACCTTGCGGCACACGGCATCCCGGCTCCGTCCGTGGTGCGCGCCGCGACTCTCCTGGGGATCCCCGAGACACCCCTGACGGTGACCGAGGCCGCAGCGGCGATCCGACGTCACCGGGTGCTCGACACCTCCGCCGGTCCCGCAGCCACCCCGACCGAGCGCACGGTGTTGCCCAAAATCACCCCCACCGAGCGCACGGTGTTGCCCAAAGTCACCCCCACCGAGCGCGTGGTTGCCCGGCTGGACCGCGTCACCCACGGTTATCGCAGCGTCAGTGGGCGGCTCAACCCGGTGCTGCGGGATCTCTCGCTGGAGCTGCACGAGGGCGAGCGCGTCGCTCTGGTCGGCAGCAACGGCGCCGGCAAGACGACCCTGCTGAAGCTGCTCACCGGGCTGATCGTGCCGCGCTCGGGCGAGGTCGAGATCGAGGGTCACAACACCCGCGACCACTCGGCCGTCCGGATGGCCGACCGGGTGGCCTATCTCTATCAGCACCCCCAGGAGATGTTCCTGCAGGACAGCCTGCGCAAGGACGTGGGCATGTTCCCGATCGGGCGCAAGCTGCCCGGCGCGGCTGAGACCGTCGAGCAGGTGCTCGCCCAGGTGCGGCTGAGCGAGCACGCCGAGGCGGACGGTCGGTCGCTCTCGGGCGGGCAGCAGCGGCGCGGCAGCCTGGCCATCGGGCTCGCGATGCGCCCCCACCTGTTGCTCCTCGACGAGCCGACCTCCAGCCTGGACATCAGCAGCCGCGACGACATGATCGCCACCCTCGCGGCGCTGTCCGGGTCGCTGCGCTGCGCCGTCGTCGCCAGCCACGACATGCAACTCGTCGCCAGTTGGGCCACCCGGGTCATCGTGCTCGATCAGGGGCAGGTGCTGGCCGACCTCAGCCCGCGCGACCTGTTCTCCCAGCCCGACATCGTCGCCCGCGCCCGGCTCGTGCCGCCGCAGATCACCCAGTTGGGCACCGCTCTCGGCCTGCGGCCGGCGCCGCTGGACGTCGAGGAGTTCGTGGCGCGGTGCACCCCGCACGACGCCCCGTCGCAGACCCAGCCCCCCGCGGACCGGACGGCCGCCGACCTGGCGGACGCTCGGCATACTCCCGCTGTGGTGAGCGGCTGA
- a CDS encoding energy-coupling factor transporter transmembrane component T family protein gives MARQQRDVLSVEWIKLELLRTAYSTRGGLFSRMDPRIVLFWYAVLAVVPWLTHNITVLAGLFLLGIVAVILARVGPLILGLFVIGLGFDVIYTFAAALLFGGNLDTLAALMTLNLKLGAVSMASMAAFVSLDPEKLSDALLSLRAPALLCFGVSYGYRMLPILVEEYTTVFDGYRLRSAPPQHPGILGWRVVVHWVSMAVRAFYPIMLNTAASVRTTVEALETRGFTYATQHPDGRRIRLAYLRVGVLDVAVMAVTAVLVWAVFTAGATWPLHR, from the coding sequence ATGGCCCGCCAGCAGCGTGACGTGCTGTCCGTCGAGTGGATCAAGCTCGAGCTGCTCCGCACGGCCTACAGCACCCGTGGCGGACTGTTCTCCAGGATGGATCCACGCATCGTCCTGTTCTGGTATGCCGTGCTGGCCGTCGTGCCGTGGCTGACCCACAACATCACGGTGCTCGCCGGGCTCTTCCTGCTCGGCATCGTCGCGGTCATCCTGGCGCGCGTCGGGCCCCTCATCCTGGGCCTGTTCGTGATCGGGCTCGGCTTCGATGTGATCTACACCTTCGCCGCGGCCCTGCTGTTCGGTGGCAACCTGGACACCCTGGCCGCGCTGATGACCCTCAACCTCAAACTCGGCGCCGTGTCGATGGCGAGCATGGCGGCCTTCGTCTCCCTCGACCCGGAGAAGCTCTCCGACGCGCTGCTCTCGCTGCGGGCGCCGGCGCTGCTGTGCTTCGGCGTCTCCTATGGCTACCGGATGCTGCCGATCCTGGTGGAGGAGTACACCACCGTCTTCGACGGCTACCGCCTGCGGTCCGCGCCGCCCCAGCACCCGGGCATCCTGGGCTGGCGGGTGGTGGTGCACTGGGTGAGCATGGCGGTGCGGGCGTTCTATCCGATCATGCTCAACACCGCCGCCTCGGTGCGCACCACCGTCGAGGCCCTGGAGACGCGCGGGTTCACCTATGCCACGCAGCACCCCGACGGGCGACGGATCCGCCTGGCCTATCTGCGGGTCGGTGTCCTCGACGTCGCGGTGATGGCCGTCACCGCGGTCCTGGTGTGGGCGGTCTTCACCGCTGGCGCCACCTGGCCCCTGCACCGCTGA